A single region of the Streptomyces sp. ITFR-16 genome encodes:
- a CDS encoding roadblock/LC7 domain-containing protein, giving the protein MALDRGLDWLLDDLTSRVEHIRHALVLSNDGLVTGASAGLAREDAEHLAAVSSGLHSLARGSGRHFRAGKARQTMVEFDEALLFVTAAGDGSCLCVLSEAEADVGQVAYEMTLLVNRVGEHLKVAARKDGDPGINRL; this is encoded by the coding sequence ATGGCGCTTGACCGGGGACTCGACTGGCTGCTCGACGATCTCACCAGCCGGGTGGAGCACATACGGCACGCACTGGTGCTGTCCAACGACGGCCTGGTGACCGGTGCGAGCGCCGGACTGGCCCGCGAGGACGCGGAGCATCTGGCCGCCGTCTCGTCCGGGCTGCACAGCCTCGCCCGGGGATCGGGACGCCACTTCCGGGCCGGAAAGGCACGGCAGACCATGGTGGAGTTCGACGAGGCGCTGCTCTTCGTGACGGCTGCGGGGGACGGCAGCTGCCTGTGCGTGCTCAGTGAGGCGGAGGCCGACGTGGGGCAGGTGGCGTACGAGATGACGCTGCTGGTCAACCGGGTCGGGGAGCACCTCAAGGTGGCCGCACGGAAGGACGGGGACCCGGGGATCAACCGGCTCTGA
- a CDS encoding LAETG motif-containing sortase-dependent surface protein, translating into MTIPRRSWRAAGTLAAAAVVGLSGAVLSAGPAAAHTPTWDVTCTEVSLHLTAYNDKVTNQVTVTVDGKDLLPTETFGRGLDKKIALPEHDKPLTVHLVVKAGDGDQYSKDDTKTAPVCEGTPTPTPTPSETKPSETPTTSTPTPTDTPSESASPSAPAAVTPSPSSPDLAETGSSSATPIIGGAAVAVLLAGGGIMWSVRKRRTAQH; encoded by the coding sequence ATGACCATACCCAGGAGATCGTGGCGCGCTGCGGGAACGCTCGCCGCCGCTGCGGTTGTCGGTCTGTCCGGCGCGGTCCTCTCCGCCGGCCCGGCCGCAGCTCACACCCCCACCTGGGACGTGACCTGTACCGAAGTGAGCCTGCACCTGACCGCGTACAACGACAAGGTCACCAACCAGGTGACCGTCACCGTGGACGGTAAGGACCTGCTGCCGACGGAGACCTTCGGCCGGGGGCTCGACAAGAAGATCGCGCTGCCGGAGCACGACAAGCCGCTGACGGTGCATCTGGTCGTCAAGGCCGGCGACGGTGACCAGTACTCGAAGGACGACACGAAGACGGCGCCGGTCTGCGAGGGCACGCCCACGCCGACGCCCACGCCGTCCGAGACCAAGCCTTCGGAGACGCCCACCACGTCGACGCCGACCCCGACCGACACGCCGAGCGAGTCCGCTTCGCCGTCTGCGCCCGCCGCAGTCACGCCGAGCCCCAGCTCGCCGGATCTGGCCGAGACCGGTTCGTCGTCCGCCACCCCGATCATCGGTGGTGCGGCTGTCGCCGTGCTGCTGGCCGGCGGCGGCATCATGTGGTCCGTGCGCAAGCGCCGTACCGCGCAGCACTGA
- a CDS encoding metalloregulator ArsR/SmtB family transcription factor, producing the protein MSTGAGGGFQDPPAEVLAEAAAAFGLLATPARLHIVWALAQGESDVTGLAERVGGTLPSVSQHLTKLKLAGLVRSRREGRRQVYLVDDPDVVTVVRLMVDQLAARAGHPPAQPARIRELGA; encoded by the coding sequence GTGTCGACAGGTGCCGGCGGCGGTTTCCAGGATCCGCCCGCAGAGGTGCTGGCCGAGGCGGCTGCCGCCTTCGGTCTGCTGGCGACGCCCGCCCGGCTGCACATCGTGTGGGCGCTGGCCCAGGGCGAGAGCGATGTGACCGGGCTCGCCGAGCGGGTGGGCGGCACGCTGCCCTCCGTGAGCCAGCACCTCACCAAGCTGAAGCTGGCCGGGCTCGTCCGCTCCCGGCGCGAGGGCCGGCGTCAGGTCTACCTGGTCGACGATCCCGATGTGGTGACGGTGGTCCGCCTGATGGTGGACCAGCTCGCGGCGCGGGCCGGGCACCCGCCCGCGCAGCCCGCGCGTATACGTGAACTCGGTGCCTGA
- a CDS encoding GNAT family N-acetyltransferase, which translates to MLIREATAEDWPAIWPFFHEIVAAGETFTFPLDLGEADGQDWWLVKPPSRAVVAVADDGTVLGTAKMNRNHMGNGSHIASASYMVDPRHSGKGVGRALCQYSLDWARESGYRAMQFNAVVETNVAAVGLYRSLGFEILGTLPEGFDHPAKGFVGLHIMHRAL; encoded by the coding sequence ATGTTGATCAGAGAAGCCACCGCCGAGGACTGGCCTGCCATCTGGCCGTTCTTCCACGAAATCGTCGCCGCGGGCGAGACGTTCACCTTCCCGCTCGACCTGGGAGAGGCCGACGGGCAGGACTGGTGGCTGGTGAAGCCGCCGAGCCGTGCGGTGGTCGCGGTCGCCGACGACGGGACCGTCCTGGGCACGGCGAAGATGAACAGGAACCACATGGGCAACGGTTCGCACATCGCCAGCGCCAGCTACATGGTCGATCCCCGGCATTCCGGGAAGGGTGTGGGGCGGGCCCTGTGCCAGTACAGCCTGGACTGGGCCCGCGAGTCGGGGTACCGGGCGATGCAGTTCAACGCGGTCGTGGAGACCAACGTCGCGGCGGTCGGCCTCTACCGGTCGCTCGGCTTCGAGATCCTGGGGACCCTGCCGGAGGGGTTCGACCACCCGGCGAAGGGCTTCGTCGGGCTGCACATCATGCACCGCGCGCTCTGA
- a CDS encoding DUF6397 family protein, which produces MTETTEAVGGDGGRTVAASRAAVELELKRGEFDLAVQLGAVRTRARRDGGRPEVGREEIERLRSQEGFPGTLQARVRTVGTAEGAALLGISTVRFTRLARAGCVTPVAFCLNRYRAVVWLYLAQEVGALASRSPELLVGNSPPWMRERLAAGADCRPRNWRSRRVERLLELTEDPWARAAVVAQTLDPVQLAEVVDDPYERAYFNRVRPEPLLGGRGSIAGREARERLMLADEPDEILWRRISLVMELDNARELRPAPRPGDTRRPGPEGEGEGQGVPAEPADSVERAEPVGPGAPAEAGEPVGTGGPPGPVGAARPAGLLARLRLRGVRGGRRPRAAAVPGAPGPAGRRTRPSGHRTRPAGSRTLLRSWGSTGRGAAGDRS; this is translated from the coding sequence ATGACGGAGACAACGGAAGCAGTGGGCGGCGACGGCGGCCGGACGGTTGCCGCGAGCCGGGCGGCGGTGGAGCTGGAGCTGAAACGGGGTGAGTTCGACCTGGCGGTCCAGCTGGGCGCGGTCAGGACGCGTGCCCGGCGGGACGGCGGCCGGCCGGAGGTCGGCCGCGAGGAGATCGAGCGCCTGCGGTCGCAGGAGGGTTTCCCCGGCACGCTCCAGGCGCGGGTGCGCACGGTGGGCACGGCGGAGGGGGCCGCCCTGCTCGGGATCAGCACAGTCCGTTTCACCCGGCTTGCCCGCGCCGGATGCGTCACACCCGTCGCCTTCTGCCTCAACCGCTACCGGGCCGTGGTGTGGCTCTATCTCGCCCAGGAGGTGGGCGCGCTGGCCTCCCGTTCGCCCGAGCTGCTGGTGGGCAACAGCCCGCCCTGGATGCGCGAGCGGCTGGCCGCCGGAGCGGACTGCCGGCCGCGCAACTGGCGCTCGCGCAGAGTCGAGCGGCTGCTGGAGCTGACCGAGGACCCCTGGGCGCGCGCGGCGGTGGTCGCGCAGACACTGGACCCCGTCCAGCTGGCGGAAGTGGTGGACGACCCCTACGAGCGGGCCTACTTCAACCGGGTCCGGCCCGAACCGCTCCTCGGCGGGCGGGGTTCGATCGCCGGCCGGGAGGCGAGGGAGCGGCTGATGCTCGCCGACGAACCGGACGAGATCCTCTGGCGCCGGATCAGCCTCGTCATGGAGCTGGACAACGCCCGCGAACTGCGCCCGGCTCCGCGCCCGGGGGACACGCGGCGGCCCGGACCGGAGGGAGAGGGCGAGGGGCAGGGGGTGCCGGCGGAGCCTGCGGACTCGGTCGAGCGGGCTGAGCCGGTCGGCCCGGGCGCCCCGGCCGAGGCGGGCGAACCGGTGGGAACGGGCGGGCCGCCGGGACCGGTTGGGGCGGCCCGGCCAGCCGGGCTGCTGGCGAGGCTCCGGCTGCGGGGCGTGCGCGGTGGCCGGCGGCCCCGGGCGGCTGCGGTGCCCGGCGCCCCCGGGCCCGCCGGCCGTCGGACACGTCCCAGCGGCCACCGGACACGGCCCGCCGGGAGCCGGACCCTCCTCCGGTCGTGGGGGAGCACGGGACGTGGGGCGGCCGGGGACAGGAGCTAA